The following coding sequences are from one Mugil cephalus isolate CIBA_MC_2020 chromosome 9, CIBA_Mcephalus_1.1, whole genome shotgun sequence window:
- the LOC125013819 gene encoding uromodulin-like 1, which translates to MLEQWTKTTLPHKTSVRKAIHGAMTDHVPPTVIVPTQTNNKTSCRASGCAKKGETSKTTKGADYPTDKIYKTQKANSGTENSSCSSDCPVPGITPPPATDLEYAALSPVTGKSDNDHASADGTMSKKVKTMTDKTFHLEGHWTPEQAQFVQKTTQGPFHREPSEAQEAIATGVTLPEPEETVLSTVKTTKHTLHTERNTKTQLGRGVGEDEIFEAQNASRSVRAVAKGEMAALESGHSLLLPQPEQPRLEHARRTSPHQYLSGVTQVSDDLCGSGNYTAEMSLSMGGGVEPGDAVPALGTLRVVINLKTNNSLINLEVTSCCLSPNTQADLSNSTCCLFSRLAAEPAGITLLPSSLSTSASFTISLFQMINYSVVYLHCDLSICPRNHSDCERQCLHHRSAFPLGGPETIVTNLGHRISFGPLLKQVKNSTFPEEIDPSELDLVLVVVSLVVGFSLVTVMLLLVWLAYRGRAVWLLHSAAPPIACCRCLRPGGDLILP; encoded by the exons ATGTTAGAACAGTGGACAAAGACTACATTACCTCATAAGACCTCAGTCAGGAAGGCGATACACGGAGCCATGACTGATCATGTACCACCTACAGTGATTGTGCCCACGCAGACTAATAATAAAACCAGTTGTAGGGCATCTGGTTGTGCTAAGAAAGGTGAGActagtaaaacaacaaaaggagcTGATTATCCTActgacaaaatatataaaacgcAGAAGGCAAACAGTGGAACAGAAAATAGCAGCTGTAGCTCTGACTGTCCTGTACCGGGAATCACTCCACCACCTGCCACCGACCTGGAATATGCCGCGCTTTCACCTGTCACCGGTAAATCTGATAATGACCATGCCAGCGCTGACGGGACGATGTCAAAAAAGGTTAAGACTATGACggataaaacatttcatttggaggGACACTGGACACCTGAACAGGCTCAGTTtgtacagaaaacaacacaaggacCCTTTCACAGAGAGCCCTCAGAAGCTCAGGAGGCTATCGCGACCGGGGTCACTTTACCTGAACCTGAAGAAACCGTGCTGTCCACAGTAAAGACTACTAAGCACACGCTGCacactgaaagaaacacaaaaacacaattaggCAGAGGAGTTGGCGAAGATGAGATATTTGAAGCACAAAATGCCAGCAGGTCAGTACGTGCTGTGGCAAAGGGAGAGATGGCAGCTCTGGAGTCTGGGCACAGCCTGTTACTGCCACAGCCTGAGCAGCCAAGGCTGGAGCACGCGAGGAGGACCTCACCTCATCAGTATCTCTCTGG TGTAACACAAGTCTCGGACGACCTTTGCGGCAGCGGGAACTACACTGCAGAGATGAGCCTAAGCatgggtggaggtgtggagcCCGGTGATGCTGTGCCTGCCCTGGGGACCCTCAGAGTGGTTATCAACCTGAAGACAAACAACAGTCTGATAAACCTTGAGGTCACCTCATGTTGCCTGTCCCCAAATACTCAGGCTGACCTTTCCAACTCCACCTGCTGCCTCTTCTCCAG GTTAGCAGCAGAGCCAGCGGGGATCACTCTGCTGCCCAGTTCCTTGTCAACCAGCGCCAGCTTCACCATCAGTCTCTTCCAAATGATTAATTACTCAGTAGTGTACCTACACTGTGATCTCAGCATATGCCCCAGGAACCACTCTGACTGTGAAAGG CAGTGCCTTCATCACAGGAGTGCATTTCCCTTAGGGGGTCCAGAGACTATTGTCACCAATCTCGGACATCGCATATCCTTTGGTCCATTGTTGAAACAAGTGAAGAATTCTACCTTCCCGGAGGAGATAG ACCCGTCAGAGCTGGACTTGGTCCTGGTCGTCGTCAGCCTGGTGGTCGGCTTCTCTCTCGTCacagtgatgctgctgctcGTGTGGCTGGCCTACCGTGGTCGGGCGGTCTGGCTGCTCCACTCGGCGGCTCCACCAATAGCCTGCTGTCGCTGTCTACGCCCTGGGGGAGACTTGATCCTCCCGTGA